One Nodosilinea sp. FACHB-141 DNA segment encodes these proteins:
- the chlG gene encoding chlorophyll synthase ChlG — protein MAEPPSSTPVNDAPDQAPAAEIAPEAQGNAARQLLGMKGAKSGETSIWKIRLQLMKPITWIPLIWGVVCGAASSGNYRWSLEHVLIAAACMLFAGPLLTGYTQTLNDFYDRDIDAINEPYRPIPSGAISIPQVVTQILVLLVAGIAIAFSLDRWAGHSFPIITALAIGGSFVSYIYSAPPLKLKQNGWLGNYALGASYIALPWWAGHALFGTLTWKIVVLTLFYSLAGLGIAVVNDFKSVEGDRQMGLKSLPVMFGVTTAAWICVLAIDIFQGGVAAYLMAIHQNLYAVLLVLLIIPQITFQDMYFLRDPLGNDVKYQASAQPFLVLGMLVTGLALGHTAL, from the coding sequence ATGGCTGAACCACCGTCCTCCACTCCGGTCAACGACGCTCCAGACCAAGCTCCTGCTGCTGAGATCGCCCCCGAGGCCCAGGGCAACGCCGCCCGCCAGCTCTTAGGCATGAAGGGCGCCAAGTCGGGTGAAACCTCGATTTGGAAGATCCGGCTTCAACTGATGAAGCCGATCACTTGGATCCCGTTGATTTGGGGCGTGGTGTGCGGGGCGGCCTCCTCCGGCAACTACCGTTGGAGTTTAGAGCACGTGCTGATCGCCGCCGCCTGCATGCTATTTGCGGGGCCGCTGCTGACGGGTTATACCCAAACTCTCAACGATTTCTACGATCGCGACATCGACGCTATTAACGAGCCCTATCGCCCCATCCCCTCGGGGGCAATTTCCATTCCTCAGGTAGTAACCCAGATTTTGGTGCTGCTGGTGGCCGGTATCGCTATTGCCTTTAGCCTCGATCGCTGGGCTGGGCATAGTTTCCCAATCATTACCGCCCTGGCTATTGGTGGCTCGTTCGTATCGTATATCTACTCCGCCCCACCGCTGAAGCTCAAGCAGAACGGCTGGTTGGGCAACTACGCCCTAGGGGCCAGCTACATCGCGCTGCCCTGGTGGGCGGGCCACGCCCTGTTTGGCACCCTCACATGGAAGATTGTGGTGCTCACCCTGTTCTACAGCCTGGCGGGCCTGGGTATTGCGGTGGTCAACGACTTTAAGAGCGTAGAGGGCGATCGCCAGATGGGCCTCAAGTCGCTGCCAGTGATGTTTGGCGTCACCACTGCTGCCTGGATCTGCGTACTGGCGATCGATATTTTTCAGGGGGGCGTCGCCGCCTACCTGATGGCGATTCACCAGAACCTCTACGCGGTGCTGCTGGTGCTGCTGATCATTCCCCAGATCACCTTCCAAGATATGTATTTTCTACGCGACCCGCTGGGCAACGACGTCAAATATCAAGCTAGCGCCCAGCCTTTTTTGGTGTTAGGTATGCTGGTAACAGGGCTGGCCTTGGGGCATACGGCGCTTTAG